In Leptospiraceae bacterium, one genomic interval encodes:
- a CDS encoding site-specific integrase, producing MSLLREKMIRELKLKTMSEKTIKSYVSYVNYLAKYYKKSPDKINREEVKNYLYHLRVNGQLSANTLNVVHSAIRFFFIHVINAEWVVKDIAKYKRDKSKPIVLSKSEVEAILNLTWNIKHKTILTLIYSAGLRVSEAAKLKVNQIDPDRMQIFVKDGKGGTDRYALLSPTTLKLLRDYIQEYKPVDYLFYARDKNKMKSFSVRAIQRAFKDALFKAGITKNASVHTLRHSFATHLLEAGVNMHHIQLLLGHFSPQATYIYLHVRRYDLMNIKSPLDTYDYNILTNPLQTGGLANGNITTRRDVGQKEDTGSS from the coding sequence ATGAGCCTGCTGAGAGAGAAAATGATTCGAGAATTAAAGCTCAAGACCATGAGCGAAAAAACGATAAAGAGTTACGTTTCGTATGTAAATTATCTGGCAAAGTATTACAAAAAATCTCCGGATAAAATAAATAGAGAAGAAGTAAAGAATTACCTTTACCATTTAAGAGTTAATGGACAATTATCCGCTAATACATTGAATGTTGTGCATAGTGCGATACGATTTTTCTTCATTCATGTAATTAATGCGGAATGGGTTGTGAAAGACATCGCTAAATACAAACGCGATAAGAGTAAACCGATTGTGTTAAGCAAATCAGAAGTGGAGGCTATTTTGAATTTAACCTGGAATATAAAGCACAAGACTATACTCACTCTCATCTATTCAGCAGGACTTCGAGTCAGTGAAGCAGCTAAGTTAAAGGTCAATCAAATAGACCCAGACAGAATGCAGATATTTGTCAAAGATGGAAAAGGTGGAACAGATCGTTATGCGCTATTGTCTCCCACTACTTTGAAATTGTTACGAGATTACATACAAGAATATAAACCTGTCGATTACCTATTTTACGCAAGAGATAAAAACAAGATGAAAAGCTTTTCTGTTCGTGCAATACAGCGTGCATTTAAGGATGCTCTTTTTAAAGCGGGGATAACAAAGAATGCCTCTGTCCATACTCTAAGACACTCTTTTGCAACACATCTTCTTGAAGCAGGGGTTAATATGCATCATATTCAACTTCTACTCGGACATTTTTCTCCTCAGGCTACATATATTTATTTACATGTCAGACGATACGATTTAATGAATATTAAGAGTCCCTTAGATACATACGATTACAATATTTTAACCAATCCTTTACAGACGGGAGGTCTGGCAAATGGAAACATCACAACAAGAAGAGATGTTGGTCAGAAAGAGGATACTGGAAGTAGCTGA